The Panulirus ornatus isolate Po-2019 chromosome 47, ASM3632096v1, whole genome shotgun sequence genome includes the window tactCCCTGTAATTTTATAgattcatcttctcgcttgccaaatattctatctctccattcttacttacaccataccttcacttctccctgatcctcatccccacaagaactgcaaaatggtcagagtctccaaagaatcctctcacaactctagcattcAGCTCAGCCTTTCTTAATTTTTCATTCATTGCCacagtcaaagccttttgctcttctcctccATCATTCCTCGACCATATACATCTATgcatcatcttgtgctgaaaaaaggtattctgaaggtatagcagtcccattGTTTTTGTACAGAtgtaaggtatgggctatagatgaggtgtgcagaagggtggatgagttggaaatgaaatgtttgaggacaatatgtagcatgAGGCACTTTgattgagtaataaaagggtaagacagaggtttggtaataagtgTGCGGTTGGggaagctgaaaagggtgtgctgaaatagtttggatacatggagagaatgagtgaggagagattaacaaagaggatatatatgcatTAGAAGTGGAcaggttgatatgctgtcaatggacagaaccagtgcatatgaagcagcctgggaaaaccatagaaagatcCATGGGGCCTGATTATGAATAATGAGTTGTGGTTTAGGAGCATTATACAAAACATTATATGTCTGATGGTCCACAAACATATGTAAGTCAGTGCATGTGGAGCAAAGTGAGGTCTCAATCTCGGTAGGGGTCAATGATTATAATCATTCTTACATTCAGCCCTGGGTGATAATTAAGTCCAAGCTGTCGCACAAGAATTGTTCCTTGACTAAcccacacaccatctctcttCTTGATACCTCGATGTTTTCCTCTTGCTCTTCCTTTTTTGTTTCTGCTACTGCCACCTGCTTTCTTGCTAGCATTCCGTATACTTGTTAACCAACCAGCTGTTTTGTCTGTAACAATTTAAATACTCTTCACTCTAAAAAAGACTAATGAATGTGATTACTTCTAATGCCTCTAAAACAATATTACACATGCTTATATGAAAAACTTCAAGATGTTCTACTATAATAAGCGACATTCCACTAAGTTGCTATATATCTCAGCTATCAGTAAACCAAACTATGTGGATGACTAAGTGGTTTTTTAAGTCAGAAGTCTATAAAGTGGACCATGTGATGACAGAGATTTTCTATGCCAGCAGGCAGTAAAATGGGTCACgtgaatagaatttttttttacagatcCTAACGTAGCACTGTGGATACTGGACACTAAATCATAAGAAAATTGCTCACACCTTACACTGCATATTATATGTATCACATACCACAATAGAAATTAATAACTGCACACTTATTTAAGAGAATTTATACTGACAATGGAGGGTGAAAAGTGGTACTGGTATAGTAACTCATGCTCAGAGTTTTTTCCCCTTACGTTTTCAGACATAGCACAAACACCTTCACTCAAGTTTCATATCATCAGCGAAATCTTACATTTAAGTGAAGTTGTCCAAAAAAATCCTGAAATTATTCCTGTTTCAGTAAAATGCACCTATTTGATCTGaatgaatgtcacagtttaaaggtacTAAGCATCTATCTCAGCAATTACAAAGGCAATTTACAggctaaaaaaaactttttccaaGACAATACTTGCAATACCACTGGTAATATCTTTATCACCAGGAACTGCTGCAGTAATGGAGTCTATTTCCAGCACTTCCTATGACGACCTGTCATGCAAGGCTACAATGAACGAGAAAGGCCACTCCATGCTCCTCTCAGTGTACATGCACAGTTACTCCCTAAACACCCACTCACAGGACTTGAGAGCACATCAGCCCAAAGAGCCCACAACCCTGTTCCTGAGCAAGGTGTGGTGTCCTAACATGGAGCCATTCTGGCTGCTGCAACTGACATGTATCATCAAAAACCCAAAGTACCTTCAGACTAGTTTGCCCCCAGTCCTTTGGACTAGTAAGACTTCAGTTCTTATAAGTAGTAAGCATCTAGTCCTTAAGACTAGTGTGACTACAGCCCTTACGACTGGGAAGGCTCCAGTCCTTAACATGAATGAGACTCCTGTCCCCAAGACTGGTGAGTTTCCAGTCCTTAAAACTAGTGAGATTCCAATACTTAAGACTAGTGAGACTGTAGTCCTGAAGAATGGTGAAACTCATTCCTTAAGTCTAGTGAGACTCCAGTCGTTCAGACTAGTGAGACTCCAGCCCAAAGAGCTAGTGATACTCCAGTCCTTAAGACGAGTGAGACTCCAGTTCATAAGACTAATAAGATACATAAAGTTAcaaagatacacagacccaaatTTCAAGCAAGGTGGCCAGGCCTTAAtgctaaaaagaagaagaagaagaagaagaagaagaagaagaaaaggaaccCTTGCAATCGTCAGAAGAAAAGGATAataaagcaaaggctctctccccatcctccattcCTTCTGGCAAATGCCAGCAGGAAAACAGGCTGACAAAAAGCTTTGTaggattaataagcctgaaggaaattttcacaggaaagtcataaggtagactGAACATGAATAAGTCATGCATCCTATCATCAATGACATGCATCCTTTCACCTTTTGTTATAAACACAATAATAAGAATAAACTGAGCTCCAGCCTCTTGTCTTCCTATGCCTATactattcctgatgttgaagaatgatacagtcattcttaattactctctcaaagcaggtgacatcggttaatcaatgttggtatgataCTGCAACATGGCCAGGGAAAGATCGGTGATTTGCTACTTATGCGGGGGGTTGGGCAGTGGCATGAGTGGCCACTCAATGTTTTATTTTTGTTGACATTCAGGAAAAAATAATGCTCAGTAAAAAGGTATATCACCTTCATAGAtgacaaaaatgaaagaaatttctACCAAGGCATCTTTTCAATTGATAAAGGTGATATTGGGTGTGGAATTTTAGGTGTAGCACCTATAACTCCGTCAGAATTTCAGGTGTAACACCTTAACTTCCACCAATCTTAAGTTTTTGAAAACTGGGGAAGGCTCTCAAGAGGAAAATTATGGCAAAAAATAACAATTTTGTTGAAATCTTGCATACAGTACATGAACAGGAGGGACACACATGGCATCCTGACATCATTCATTTTCTATTGTTCAGGACTTTAGAGCAATGACTGCCCTGCAACCAGCTAATCAAAAACATTCGCCTGACCCTTACTTAGATTCTATATGGCTTCATTCATTTTGTGTCTTTATACAAAATGAATGAAACTGTAATAAAACATGAGCACTTGCCTGCAGAGTGTACAAATGTCTATTATCCTACATCATTTACACATTGCAGTGAATACTGCCATGCACTGTAACACTGGAATCTGACTTAATCAAAGTTTTACAAAGATCATGGGTAAGTTCACAAGTCCGCATTCATTTCCTTAGGATTAAATTAATCCTTAAGAAATCTCTCCAGTACATCGTCAGATTCTTATATCTCTTAGGACATCTGAACTCAgaacattatattattatcattattatcatactttgtcgctgtctcccgcgttagcaaggtagcacaaggaagcagatgaaagaaaggcccaacccacccacatatacatgtatatacatacttgtccacatacgcacatatacatacctatacatcttaacgtatacatatatatacacatacagacatatacatatatacacatgtacataatttatgatttattatactttgttgctgtctcccgagttagcgaggtagcgcaaggaaacagtcttTCGTCAGTACATAATCTCAAAAAAAAGGATTACTGCACATTTTTCATAATAATGCATAAAACAATGGGAACTTCACAAATGCTGTCTTCAAACAATAAAAGTTCATATTCTTTGAGTTCTATATTTTTTACAATATATAGTATTATCATTTAATAACACACTTTCCCTATCCCTCATGAACTTACTATGAGCAAGTTCATCAATATCAAAAGAGAGTTTTAAAGTATGATAAGGCAAAATCCCACACTCATGTCATTACTTTTAGTAGTAACAAAGATTCAATAAAAGAAAACTAAGATATCAAATCTATAAAAGCAGTGTCTCTTTTCTACACTTTATCCCAATGCTCAGTCATCAGTGTGTCTGGTGTTTCTCAGCTACAATAAGAACAGGGATAAATCTCAACTGCTACGGAGGTTCGGTAAGGTTTTCATGGGTTCTGTTCATTTTTTAGGTGTTTCACAAACTTTTAAATTTGACATCTCATTTTCTGATATTCAtaaccattatcactatcaccttAACTTAACTACCATCAAACATACAGAAAACTATAATGTTCCAAATCACGCTCTGTAAACCTTATTGCATTTTCTAGTCACAAGAGTTACATTACAGAACAAAGTCAATCAATACCCAAAGCTAGTTTCAATATAATATAAACAGaagaattaatgaaaaaaatgaatcttCATCAGGTACTCAATACGCCTCAGTCAAATCACAAAAGGCCAACTGACCCATACTAGGCGTGTCCTTCCCACAACCACCCAACCTACAGAGCTCATATACCTATCCAACCTATTCTTAAAACAATTCAAGGTTCCAGCCCCAACCACTGCATCTGGCAAGCTATTCCACATATCTACCACTCTACTGCTAAACCAGTGCTTCCCCAAACCCAATCTGAACcaaattttttctattttgaagCCATTATTGCAAGTTCTAACCTGGTTGGGTATCCTTAGAACATTTCCAATTTCCCCGTATTTAAATCTGTCATCCATTAGTACACCTCTACCATATCCCCTTTGGCCATCCTCCttttcagtgaatgtaaattCAATCTAGCAAGTCTTTCTTCATGACTAAGATTCCTAATTCCTGGTATCATTCAAGTCAAACTTTAGTGAACTGATGGTAAGGCGACCAAAACTGCATAGCATAGTCCAAATGAGGTCTAACTAATGCAAGATAAAGCTTTACCATTAGGCGTTTTGTTACTAACACTTCTAGTAAATTCCAACATTCTATTTACCTTGTTATTAACTAAGCCTATTTACTCTTGCCTTGGTTTTAGGTCTTGACTTACTAACACTCCCAAATCACTTTCACAGTATAATTTCCCAGTTAGTCTATGATACAAATAGTATTTTGTGttaccccctccccacttccctatGTTCaatcttttacatttatttacgatGAAATCCATTTACTTCCCTCGTCAAGCTGTTACATATCCATGCTGCTCAGGAATACAATATCAATTGTAGTTAAAAGTTACTGGAAATTAGTCTCTTCATATTCTACCCATAAACTTACTATACAACGTATACGATCCTTCAGAAACGCCGGAAATACTGGAGATGCTAAAGCTCAATAATTTCTTAGCCAGGCCGGTCGCCATGATTGTTGTTTACATGGGCAGCCAGAGCCTGCCGGGCTACACCATGTAGGGCTCACCGGCTCATAAcaagatcaatttttttttatttgcaacTATTACGCGTCCTTTAAAATTCAGTAGAGGAGGCATTATTATTACGTACAGTCTTTGGTATAAAAAGGTAGAAGTGGGGTATATTCAAAACATTAAGATAAATGCAAATGAACGCTATTACAGAGATATTACTTCAGAAAACAATACAATAGAGTACTTTCAACAAAATTCCTACTTGTATAGAAACATTGGTGATTAAATTGTTGAACTTATAAGAAGCATATCCTCGTCCACAGCAGTTTCCATATAGGGTTAAGTCAGGTGCAAAAGGTGACTATTTACGATGTTCAAATAAGAACATACAAATAAACGGTTTCAAATAATGACACCACGAAAATGTAGCGAGTGAAGAaaagtgacatagtgaagtaACCAGGGAAGTTGAAATGATCGATCGCCTTGTCAACCCAACATGACCGGGTCACGCAGTACACAGTACACAGTGTCAGTCAGTGAAGTATCTTGTCTCCTTTGAGACAGTTAACCAGCTCGGAGGGAATAGCATTCAATATTCACAAGGATATTCCGCCTGGTTGGGTCGAGCAGCTGTTTGGATCGAGTAGTTGTATCCGTCGAGCACTTGTAAGGCACCAGTCAGGGTCCCAGCTTGTACTTGACCCAGCCGTGGTGTGAAACACAAGCACGGGCCGACCTAACGAGGGTCCATCGCCTGGTCACGCTCACGCCCAGAGACCCGGCTGCAGCAGCCCAGTTAACAATCCAGCTAAGAACATGTGTCAAAATGTGTTACACACACCAGAGAACAAAAAGGCCCTTGCAGTCATAAATTAGAATGTTTAGTTACTATTATATTAACATTTGTGTTAGAATGCATGCCAAATTATTAATGATACTGTAAGTAACCTTAGATGTCTGTTTTGATGTATGCCATTTTATTTCTGACACTGGGAGTAGCCTTACATGCTAAGATATCTCAGTGActgcgcacacagacacatgttATGTGGACTCCTGTCATTTCATTTAGATATCAAATGTAAGGTCATTGGCTTTTCCTTAATccacaggaaagtgagtagtcaaagtatgcttggcagtccattggtctagttgggtcattaatgtcttaaTCGAAGGgctttacttaaaccatggcaaTGGAACCCCATGGTAACCTCTCTtgaacaccatcaaccaccaaaTAATAATTTCTAGTAAGTGCTACTAGTAATAACGTAACtatcttatctttccatttttcttcgaatccctacaacacacacacatacacacacacacacacacacacacacacacacacatatatatatatatatatatatatatatatatatatatatatatatatatatatatatatatatatatatatatcagcaattggctgattcgggtgagaaactgcataagttggtgactgagtttggtaaagtgtgtgaaagaagaaagctgagggtaaatgtgaataagagcaaggttgttaggttcagtcgggatgtgggacaagttgattgggatataagtttgaatggagaaaaactggaggaagtgaagtgttttagatatctgggagtggatttggcagcggatgcaaccatggaagcggaattgagtcacaggctgggggagggggggatggttctgagagcgttgaaaaatgtggaagttgagaacgttaattcggagagcaaaaatgggcatgtttgaaggaatagtggttccaacaatgttatatggttgcgaggcgtgggctatagatagggttgtgcggaggagggtggatgttttggaaatgaaatgtttgagaacaatatatagtgagaggtggtttgatcgagtaagtaatgaaagggtaagagagatgtgtggtgataaaaagagtgtgattgagagagcagaagagggtgtattgaggtggtttggtcacatggagagaatgagtgaggaaagattgacaaagaagatatatgtgtcagaggtggaggaaacgagaagtggaagaccaaattggaggtggagggatggagtgaaaaagattttgagcgatcggggcccgaacatacaggagggcgaatgGCGTTCAAGGACTTGAGTGAATTGGTACtttgtggtatagtggggtccacgtgctgtcaatggattgaaccagggcatgtgaggcgtctggggtaaaccatggaaagttttgtgaggcctggatgtggaaaggaagctgtggtttcggtgcattacacataatagctagagtgtgaacgaatatggcttttgttgtcttttcctagcgctgcctcgcgctgGTTTTCacgtgtggcgacgagaatggatgaaggcagcaaatgtgaatgtgtacatgtgtatatatgtatatgtctgtgtatgtatatgtatgtatacgttgaaatgtataggtatgtatatgtgcgtgtatgggcgttcatgtatatacatgtgtatttgaatgggttgggccattctttcgtctgtttccttgcactacctcgctaacgcgggaggcagcgactaagtataataaagatattaataagtaaatgaatatatatatatatatatatatatatatatatatatatatatatatatatatatatatatatatatatatatatatatatatatatgcctatcggtgaagggggcaagggaggaagtaataacaagcagtgataaagtgagtattttgaaagactgttgaatgtttgatgataaaacggcagatgtagggtgctgtGGTCGGGGttatgtgcaaagtgagggaaTCGTGGAGTGGATtggtgaaaagaggtggtgaaagccttacgtaagatgaaatattttacctacatcaatctaaaattcacttccttacattctatcacacactcccacaattcctgcttcaggagtaatgctacccTTTCGTATTAGCTCTTGCCCTGTCCCAATTTTACtcacagacatttccaaaccattcttccccttcacccttgagctttgtttcgctcagagccagaacatccaggtgtctttcctcaaacgtactaccttctcatcttggttacatcgacacacattcagacattccAGCCTGagcttcggggaggatgagcactccctgcctggctccttcttgtttcccttcttagaaactgaaataaaagaaggggagggtttccagccatgTGCTCCCACTTCCTTTAGTCGTCTACCCCaacccgcagggaatacggaagTGGAATCCTTTCTCCCCCTACctcagatatgtgtgtgtgtgtgtgtgtgtgtgtgtgtgtgtgtgtgtgtgtgtgtgtgtcccataccGTAAACTAAAACTGGATAGGAAAAAATAAATCTTCATAGTTGTAATCGTGCAGGACTTGtgacagtgttgtgttgtacccaCGACGCGAAGTAGGAGAGGTCAGTGTATATGCTGGGATGGTAAGGCCTGGCACATCCATACCCCCACGAGACGATGCCGCCCAGGTAGGTGGCGCCGCCCACACTGCTCCGGCAGACAAGAGGACCGCCCGAGTCTGAGTGGCAGGCATCTTTCCCGCCCTCCTCGTACCCAGCACACATCATGGACTCGTGTATGGCCTCAACACTGTAGCTCCGGCGACACGACTCCTCAGACCAGATGGGAACTTCCAGTTTCTGAGGAGTGTCTACGACGTCGCCGTTTTCTTGCACGGCGCCCCAGCCGGACACCAGACACTGGCCCGACGCTCTCTGTGGCGCCAGTGGGATGGGCTGCACGAACTTCGTGTAATGGAGGCGTTTGGACAACTTGAGGAGGGCGATGTCGTTAAGGTAAGTCTGGTGGTTATAGTGAGGGTGGACGATGatctcactcaccctcaccacctgctcaCTACCTTCTTCTTTGCTTCGGTCATGTTCACCTGCCACGACCTGCAGTTATAATACACACGAGCATTATACCCTGACTTtatcttacacatacacacacacacacacacacacacacacacacacacatatatatatatatatatatatatatatatatatatatatatatatatatatatatatatatatatatatatatatatattcatccactgtttcctgtgttaggttaggttgggttgtctTGAGTACAAACAAAAGAAAGACAGCTCTCGCTCTCCCCCTCCTGGCCACACCGAGGCCCCCACACACGGACCTTCCCATGGTCTACTCCGGCTGCCTTCATACCCTTCTGGTTCAGTCCGTCCAGCGTAGGTCGACCCCTGCACATTGAGCCAAGGATGACATGTGAGGGAGACTCAGCAAGTGTCAGGACCAGGGATGACATGTGAGGGAGACTCGTGGTGAGGAGAGGTAGTGTGTACCCACCTGGAGCACATTCAAGTCTCGGGTGACAACACAGTGAGCAGCTGTGATGACGTAAGAGTTGTGGTAGACAGATCCACCACAGAAGTGTCTGGCAGCTCCCCAGCGCACGTCCTGGAGGCTGACCAGGTACGGCAGCTCCCCCTTCCTGACAGCTACCCCGCCCACGATCCTGGCAGGACCTGCCAACAATGGCCTCCACGACGTCCCCATAACTGGAAGATGTTAGGAAAACATAATTACCTGTGGATATGTGGCCAGTGAGGACCTGCCAACAATGGCCTCCACGACGTCCCCATAACTG containing:
- the LOC139763681 gene encoding trypsin-1-like isoform X2 yields the protein MVMGTSWRPLLAGPARIVGGVAVRKGELPYLVSLQDVRWGAARHFCGGSVYHNSYVITAAHCVVTRDLNVLQVVAGEHDRSKEEGSEQVVRVSEIIVHPHYNHQTYLNDIALLKLSKRLHYTKFVQPIPLAPQRASGQCLVSGWGAVQENGDVVDTPQKLEVPIWSEESCRRSYSVEAIHESMMCAGYEEGGKDACHSDSGGPLVCRSSVGGATYLGGIVSWGYGCARPYHPSIYTDLSYFASWVQHNTVTSPARLQL
- the mRpL27 gene encoding large ribosomal subunit protein bL27m, which produces MATGLAKKLLSFSISSISGVSEGSYTLYNKTAGWLTSIRNASKKAGGSSRNKKGRARGKHRGIKKRDGVWVSQGTILVRQLGLNYHPGLNVGIGRDRTLFAKENGQVMMTTEKVNPNWDHRFIKRFYDELQNLEDVPIYKTYFHVITEPQKNNFKLVDQI
- the LOC139763681 gene encoding trypsin-1-like isoform X1, producing MCYPGTLLLLATMVMGTSWRPLLAGPARIVGGVAVRKGELPYLVSLQDVRWGAARHFCGGSVYHNSYVITAAHCVVTRDLNVLQVVAGEHDRSKEEGSEQVVRVSEIIVHPHYNHQTYLNDIALLKLSKRLHYTKFVQPIPLAPQRASGQCLVSGWGAVQENGDVVDTPQKLEVPIWSEESCRRSYSVEAIHESMMCAGYEEGGKDACHSDSGGPLVCRSSVGGATYLGGIVSWGYGCARPYHPSIYTDLSYFASWVQHNTVTSPARLQL